The nucleotide window ACCAACGTGGTCACGGACTTCGTACACGTGAAGGGCGAGAGCCGTAGCCACGACGCGAAGTTCGTGCGCGAGATCACCGCCGCTTATAAGACCGCGTTCACCAACGCCGCCGCGAAGGTCAAAGACCACGAGGGCCGGGCCGCGAAAGTGAAGTTCACTTCGCGACTCGATTACGTGCCGTTCCGGCTGAAGTCCGACGCGCCTGTTGTGAAACTGGCCGAGGTGGCAATTCAGAAGATCGGGCGCACGCCGAACCTGCGCACGACGAACGGCGGGCTGGACGCGAACTGGATGGTGAAGCACGGCATCCCGACGGTGACCTTCGGGGCCGGACAGAACGAGATTCACACGGTCAAGGAGTTCGTGGACCTGCGCGAGTTCGAGAGCGCGTGCCAATTGGCACTGGTGCTCGCGACCGCCGAATGAATGAGTGGAATGCTAAACGTCTTGGGGATCGTGCCACAATGAGTTCGGCTTCGTGGCCGGCCCGGGACGAGGGCGTGTGGCATCAACGCTCGACGGATGAGCCGAGAAGATTTTGACACGATCGACAGGATGAACAGGATTTCAACTCGATCTGTCTTGATCCGGTGAATCCTGTTCATCCTGTCAAAAATTGTGTTCGTGCATACGAGACTCGCACGGACCGAAACTGCGATCATCTACCCACTCCGCCATCAGTTCTTATCAGGCGCACGCAACGAACCCGGCTGGTGGCCGGGTTCGTTGCATTCCGTTACCTGGTACTGATGCAGCGCTTACACCGCGGCGTTGAGCGGCGGGATGGTGCGGTTGTACCCGCCGGAGCGGTGCAGGATCGACCACGCTTCTGCGGTCCGGCCCCCGGCTTCGACGGTCACCAGGAACCGCCCGCCGTGAACTTCGGACTCGTAGTAACGGGCGTCGTCTTCGGGGATGCCCAGGCCGATGAGCGCCCCCACCAGCCCGAGGATCGCGGCGCCGCCGGCGGCGTTGAGCAGCACCGTGCCCAGCGTGCCGATCGCCAGCACCGGCCCGATCACCGGAATGGTTCCGGCGAGTACACCCAGCCCCACCAGCGCACCGGCTCCGGCGCCTACTACGGCTCCGGCGGCCGCGCCCTCGCCCGCAAGCGTCTCGTTGTTGCGCTCGTTGACCATGTTGCCGTCGGCGTCGCGGGCGATCATCCCGATGTTATCGTCGCTGAAGCCCGCGTCACGCAGCTCGTTGATCGCCGTTTCGGCTTCCGAACGGGTGTAGAACACGCCCACAACCGCGTTCGCCGTTGCCTTCTTCATGTCCGTTCTCCCGACTGAGAAAGGGCGGGCATGGGTTTCCCCTGCCGGCCCGAACCCGATGCAGACGGAGAAGGTAGAAGCACACGCGGTGCCGAATGTTCGGCTCCACTTCCAGAAACCCGAAGTGTTCTCATCGCGCGGCGTGATTCTCGCCTTTGAGCGTTGTCCGCGAACGGAGTTGAACGAGCGCCTCACGCGTCGGATCCGCAGGGCCGGCATGCACGCGGAGCGGACCGGACGCGCGGAGCATTCACTCACGGCGTGAGTGGGCCACACTCATAAGGCTGTGCATGGGTGCGTCACATCAACTTGAAATCACTGAAGTGTGGTTGAAGAAGAGCGGCGATTGGGTGCGTCACCCGCCTGCCGACGCAGGCGGGTGCAACCGCGGCGTGTTCGGGTCTCTCGGCCGATCGCCAAGGCCGCGCTAGCGGGAATGGACCGCACTTGGTATCACGCGCCTTGAGGGCAAAGGCTCGCGGCGCGGCACCGGTATCGTGGTCAGAAGTCCGTTTTGTACTTTTCGCCGAGCTTGCGGCGGGCGTCGGACATGGTCTGATCGATCTTGCTCCAGGTCGCGATCCGGCGCTTGTGGTCGTCCGCGACCACCTTCGCCATCTCGCCCTGAACCTGGGGCAGGTTGGTTTGCACCCCCTGGGGCGCGACGATCGCCCCGCGGTACCCGCCCCACCACCCGCCGTAATGCGGCCAGCCCCAGTTCGGGTACACCCCCCACTGCGTGTACGAGTAGCCCTTCGACGCGGCCGCGGTCACGTCAACCGGCACCCCGCGCAGGCTGGCCGCGATGGCACGCAGCCCCTGGGCGGCCTGGTGCGCCGCGTCCACAGCCGCCGGGTCCACGTTGCGCCGCGAGAGCTGCTCCAGTTGGGCCGCGGCCTTATCGTGCCACGTCGCGGTCTTGCCGTAGTCGCTGCTGTCCTTCACGTATTTGATGTCCGTCAGGATGGCGTCGGCCGCGCGCAGGTAGCGCTGGGTGGCGCCGGCGCTCGGTGCGTCGCCGGGTGCGGCGGGCGCGTCGGTGCCCTCCGGCCGCGGGAACGCGAACAGCGACACGATGCGCCGCAGGTCGTCGCCCGACAGCGGCCCCGACAGCGTCATCGTCTTGTCGGTGAAGGTCGCCTCCCACTTCTCCAGGCCCGCGAGCGAGACCCCGTACCCGTCGATCATTTCAAGGAACAGGTCCTTCAGCACCCCCTTGTACCGGTTCACGTCCTCGGGGAAATCGACGACCAGTTTCCCGGCCACGGCGTCGGTCACCTTTGCGGAGAACGTGAGCCCTTTTACGCGGCTCAAGAACGCCGCCAGCGCGGACTGGTTCACGCCCTTGTGCTTGACCAGCACCGGGCTGACGCTCAAGCCGTACCGGAGGAGCGCCGGCTCCAGCACGTCTTCGAGGTCGAGCGCGATCGTGACCGTGTCTCCCCCGGCGGCGTCCGCGGCCGTCTTGAGGTACGGGACCAGCGGGGGCAGCTTGCCGCCGCGGTGCGCCTTGAGCCACCGCGACACGTACTGCCGGTCGGCCGGGTACACCGCTGCGAGCGTCTCGCCCGGGAAGCTGGTGAAGTACACCTCGCGCGGCGACACGACGGTCAGTTGCCCCGCGATCTCGTCCGTGGTGCCGCCCTCCTGGGCCGCGAGCGTCTTGAAGTTGGGGAGCCCCTTCACCTTCACGAGCCCGACCTGGAAGTCGCGGCTCATGGTGGTGAAGTTGACCTCCCCGGCGATGGCGACGAGGTCGGCGTCGGGCGGGAAGAACCCGAGCCCGCCGTGCCCGCTCTGCTGAACCTTCTCGGCCCACTTGTCCCTCTTGGCGAGCGGGCTGGCGGCGGCGGCCTTCACGTCGATGAGGACGAGGGCGTTGGTGTTGGCGGAGCTGTGCTTGAGCAGGTCGTCGTAGGGGCCGGCGCCGGCGGCCGGCGCGCACGCGAGCAGCGCCGCGACGGCAAGGGAGCGGTACATCGGGTGTCCTCGGTGGTGCGGGGGCGACGGTGATTTTAGTGCGCGGCCGATTCAGGACCGGTCTTCAGGGTACAGCGGCCCCGCGCCGTCACGCCGCGGCACGCGGGGAGTGAAACAGCGGAAATAATGGCGGCGCGTGCTCGTTGTCTTTGCACCCCGGAGGGGGCGCCGGGCGTCGCACAGGGCGGAAGCCCCGTGACTCAAGCTCCGCACGCGGGTCACACTCAAGCGGGCCGAAAGCGGTCGCGCACCAGCGGCGCCAGCCTGCCCTGGTCCAGATGTTGTGAGAATTGACGAGCGTCCATCCGTTTCGGTGATTCGCCCAACCCGTCTTTTCGCGCTTTTGAACCAGAATCGCGGGCGGAAAAGCCCGAATTCCTCAAGCCCTCTTGTTTCTGTACCGGACGTGCGCAAAAATAACTCCGACAACCACACCTAACGATGCACCGGCTTCGGGCCGCCCGCGTCGGGGTGTCGGGTCGCTTGTCCCCTACCGCCCACCGGCGGACCGGGCGGGTAGCCCGGCAACCGCGGCGTGGGCGCTTCCAGGGCCGGTGCCGGCGTTTACCGGCGCGGTGTGAGCCGAGGGTCAAGCGACATGGCGATCAAGAAAGAGAAAGACACCGGGACGCTCATCCTCGAACTGGTGGACAAGCTCCACGAGGAACGCAAGATCGCCAAGGACGTGAT belongs to Gemmata obscuriglobus and includes:
- a CDS encoding general stress protein, encoding MKKATANAVVGVFYTRSEAETAINELRDAGFSDDNIGMIARDADGNMVNERNNETLAGEGAAAGAVVGAGAGALVGLGVLAGTIPVIGPVLAIGTLGTVLLNAAGGAAILGLVGALIGLGIPEDDARYYESEVHGGRFLVTVEAGGRTAEAWSILHRSGGYNRTIPPLNAAV